One window from the genome of Mauremys mutica isolate MM-2020 ecotype Southern chromosome 4, ASM2049712v1, whole genome shotgun sequence encodes:
- the LOC123368727 gene encoding uncharacterized protein LOC123368727, with protein MEKLQHLLEHIHRSLLSNNTQERARGVQTSAALLQFATSLPGFDTSSTFSKAGEFVLQLGLWISHPASDISRHAKGGIYWLHKLLLQKRGLNTREAPDLWCRDGLHDPERLGYRNLTRVGEVFGEIFSEEQKSSFLQVGLLAIHHPFLRVSQAGLVLTYSILGEAGQLLEDEEDITAYIMVQLFNIKVLGRCPTPCRGCAPWGSIEGPPSHDQLRPPAAASLQALHPPAPALPPPPPDLPQALRFRPLRGYVLCLVLLTTRLRPPAWTWTLAPVLPAHTQHLAAVDRPHH; from the exons atggagaagctgcagcacctcctggag CACATCCATCGCTCTCTCCTTTCAAAcaacacccaggagagagccaggggcgTCCAGACCAGCGCGGCCCTGCTCcagtttgccacctccctgcctggatttgac acctcctccaccttctccaaggcaggtgaattcgtgctgcagctgggtctctggaTATCCCACCCAGCCAGTGACATCAGTCGGCATGCCAAGGGTGGGATATACTGGCTGCACAAGCTCCTGCtccagaagaggg ggctCAACACCAGAGAGGCCCCAGACCTGTGGTGCCGGGACGGGCTCCATGACCCCGAGCGCCTGGGGTATAGAAACCTGaccagggtgggagag gtctttggaGAAATATTCAGCGAAGAGCAGAAGAGCAGTTTCCTCCAGGTGGGCCTGCTGGCCATCCACCACCCCTTTCTCCGCGTCAGCCAGGCTGGCCTGGTGCTGACCTATTCCATCTTGGGGGAAGCCGGCCAGCTGCTAGAGGATGAG gAGGACATCACAGCCTACATAATGGTCCAGCTATTTAATATCAAGGTCTTGGGCAGGTGCCCGACgccctgcaggggctgtgctccgTGGGGCAGCATTGAAGGCCCCCCGTCGCATGACCAGCTCAgaccccctgccgcag cctcgctccaggccctccacccacccgctccagccctgcctcctcctcctcctgatcttccccaaGCCCTCCGATTTCGACCTTTGCGTGGATATGTACTTTGCCTCGTACTTCTGACCACCCGGCTTCGACCTCCGGCCTGGACATGGACACTGGCTCCGGTTCTGCCTGCACATACTCAACACCTGGCAGCAGTAGACAGGCCCCACcattaa